From a single Oreochromis niloticus isolate F11D_XX linkage group LG3, O_niloticus_UMD_NMBU, whole genome shotgun sequence genomic region:
- the LOC112846506 gene encoding zinc finger protein 91-like, whose protein sequence is MKANLKQHQVIHTGERPFSCDLCGKSFSTKDYLKQHQLIHSGVKTYSCDECGRAFTRSSSLKIHLLIHSGIKTYSCDQCGKSFSRKDHLKQHQLIHSGVKTYSCDECGRAFTRSSHLQSHLVTHSGIKAYSCDLCGKSFSRKDHLKQHQLIHSGVKAYSCDQCGRAFTHSSSLKNHLLIHSGIKAYSCDECGKEFTEKANLKLHQVIHTGERPFSCDLCGKSFSLKSSLKKHQLIHSGVKAYSCDQCGRAFTHSSSLKNHLLIHSGIKAYSCDECGKEFTEKANLKLHQVIHTGERPFSCDLCGKSFSRKGYLKQHQLIHSGVKAYSCDQCGRAFTHSSSLQSHLVNHSGIKAYSCDECGKEFAVKAKLKQHQVIHTGERPFSCDLCGKSFSRKDYLKQHQLIHSGVKAYSCDQCGRAFTHSGSLQSHLVTHSGIKAYSCDECGKEFAVKAKLKQHQVIHTGERPFSCGLCGKSFSRKSHLKQHQLIHSGVKAYSCDQCGRAFTHSSSLKNHLLTHSGIKAYSCDICGKTFSQRGHRNTHLRIHTRHDVYCCEQCSKEFTTDEKLQRHMFTHTEGRPYKCDLCEKTFKTPHYLRRHQQIHTRKRLYKCSYCEKQSDTEGSSSQPCHHCGGGKDFRCDLCGKTFSCQADLKTHQHRHTGDKLKYCKECGRSFTTSRDLKRHELIHSGVKKHLCDQCGSSFTTAGDLKTHKRVHTGEKPHKHTQAHNAVSQNSERKICKRNELNA, encoded by the exons ATGAAGGCTAACCTAAAAcagcatcaggtcatccacactggagagagaccgttcagctgtgacttgtgtggaaagtctttttccacgAAGGATTACCtaaaacaacaccaactcatccacagtggagttaaaacatacagctgtgacgagtgtggcagagcttttactcgcAGTAGCAGCTTAAAGATTCATTTACTTatccactctggaattaagacatacagctgtgatcagtgtggaaagtctttttccaggaAGGATCACCtaaaacaacaccaactcatccacagtggagttaaaacatacagctgtgacgagtgtggcagagcttttactcgcAGTAGCCACTTACagagtcatctagttacccactctggaattaaggcatacagctgtgacttgtgtggaaagtctttttccaggaAGGATCACCtaaaacaacaccaactcatccacagtggagttaaagcgtacagctgtgatcagtgtggcagagcttttactcacagtagcAGCTTAAAGAATCATTTACTTatccactctggaattaaggcatacagctgtgacgagtgtgggaaggagtTTACTGAGAAGGCTAACCTAAAActtcatcaggtcatccacactggagagagaccgttcagctgtgacttgtgtggaaagtctttttccttgAAGAGTTccctaaaaaaacaccaactcatccacagtggagttaaagcgtacagctgtgatcagtgtggcagagcttttactcacagtagcAGCTTAAAGAATCATTTACTTatccactctggaattaaggcatacagctgtgacgagtgtgggaaggagtTTACTGAGAAGGCTAACCTAAAActtcatcaggtcatccacactggagagagaccgttcagctgtgacttgtgtggaaagtctttttccaggaAGGGTTACCtaaaacaacaccaactcatccacagtggagttaaagcgtacagctgtgatcagtgtggcagagcttttactcacagtagcagcttacagagtcatctagttaaccactctggaattaaggcatacagctgtgacgagtgtgggaaggagtTTGCTGTAAAGGCTAAACTAAAAcagcatcaggtcatccacactggagagagaccgttcagctgtgacttgtgtggaaagtctttttccaggaAGGATTACCtaaaacaacaccaactcatccacagtggagttaaagcgtacagctgtgatcagtgtggcagagcttttactcacagtggcagcttacagagtcatctagttacccactctggaattaaggcatacagctgtgacgagtgtgggaaggagtTTGCTGTAAAGGCTAAACTAAAAcagcatcaggtcatccacactggagagagaccgttcagctgtggcttgtgtggaaagtctttttccaggaAGTCTCACCtaaaacaacaccaactcatccacagtggagttaaagcgtacagctgtgatcagtgtggcagagcttttactcacagtagcAGCTTAAAGAATCATTTacttacccactctggaattaag gcatacagctgtgacatctgtggaaaaactttcagccagAGAGGGCACCGAAAtacacacctacgcattcacaccagacatgaTGTGTACTGCTGTGAACAATGTAGCAAAGAGTTTACAACAGACGAAAAGTTACAACgacacatgtttacccacactgagggaagaccttataaatgtgacctgtgtgagaagacttttaaaactCCACATTACCTGAGacgacaccaacagatccacaccagaaagagactctacaagtgcagttactgtgag aagcagagcgacacagaaggatccagttctcaaccctgtcatcactgtggtggtgggaaagactttcgttgtgacctctgtggaaaaactttcagttgCCAAGCTGACCTAAAAACACATCAAcatagacacactggagacaaactgaaatactgcaaagaatgtgggagaagcttcaCCACATCACGTGACTTAAAACGACATGAACTgattcacagtggggttaaaaagcacctctgtgatcagtgtgggtcatccttcaccactgcaggtGACCTTAAAACgcacaaacgagtccacacaggagagaaaccacacaagcacacacaagcacacaa CGCTGTGAGCCAGAACAGCGAGAGAAAAATCTGCAAACGCAACGAGCTGAATGCTTAA